A genomic region of Xanthocytophaga agilis contains the following coding sequences:
- a CDS encoding sulfatase produces MKQSLLIFFGSTIIVLGLGLLSFTNEEKRPDKASHPNIVLILADDLGYGDLSSYGQTQWQTPNIDKLAAQGAKLTDFYTPTPYCAPTRASLLTGRYPIRHGMTANPNPEKVRASFQTYRGGDDVGIADNELLLSEVLKSAGYATKIIGKWHLGHKPQFFPSRHGFDEYYGIPYSNDMRPVVLMENDKVIEYPVLQTTITKRYTQKALEFIDKNKDKPFFLYLPHAMPHKPMAVSEEFYTPDTKGDLYADAVRELDWSVGEVMKKLQEYHLEENTIVIFLSDNGPWFGGSSGGLRGMKTQNWEGGIRVPFIVQWKGHIKPGHVSKEPAGVIDVFPTLTKLAGIPLPKDHVLDGKDIFPLCVSNAKTPHDALFSFYTDKLYTVRSGKWKLHIHSPESAQLPSDSTWIDPRSPDGVTIIAPFEQAKANQFPGVKTGDPAGEGLLFDLEKDPSEQKNIAASYPDIVEKLRKKASVYSFQ; encoded by the coding sequence ATGAAACAATCTTTACTGATCTTTTTCGGTAGTACAATCATAGTATTAGGGCTAGGTTTGTTGTCTTTCACAAACGAAGAAAAAAGACCTGATAAAGCTTCTCACCCTAATATTGTTCTGATCTTGGCCGATGACCTTGGTTATGGAGATCTTTCTTCCTATGGTCAAACACAGTGGCAGACACCCAATATTGACAAACTAGCTGCACAAGGTGCTAAACTTACCGATTTTTATACTCCCACACCGTATTGTGCACCTACTCGTGCTTCATTACTAACAGGCCGATATCCTATACGTCATGGAATGACTGCCAATCCTAATCCGGAAAAAGTGAGAGCTAGTTTTCAGACATACAGAGGAGGAGATGATGTAGGGATTGCGGATAATGAACTACTTCTGAGTGAAGTTCTTAAATCAGCTGGATATGCCACAAAGATCATTGGAAAGTGGCATCTGGGGCATAAACCACAGTTTTTTCCTAGCCGTCATGGATTTGATGAGTATTATGGTATCCCTTACTCCAATGATATGCGTCCGGTTGTGTTAATGGAAAACGATAAAGTAATTGAATACCCAGTATTACAAACTACTATTACAAAACGCTATACACAAAAAGCACTGGAGTTTATTGACAAAAATAAGGATAAGCCTTTTTTTCTTTATCTGCCCCATGCAATGCCTCACAAACCAATGGCAGTATCAGAAGAGTTTTATACACCTGATACCAAAGGTGATCTGTATGCTGATGCTGTACGGGAACTGGATTGGTCTGTAGGAGAGGTAATGAAAAAGTTACAGGAATACCATCTGGAAGAAAATACAATTGTGATCTTTCTATCGGACAATGGTCCCTGGTTTGGAGGAAGTTCAGGAGGATTACGTGGTATGAAAACTCAGAATTGGGAGGGAGGGATACGAGTACCTTTTATTGTGCAATGGAAGGGACATATAAAGCCTGGACATGTATCCAAAGAGCCAGCTGGAGTGATAGATGTATTTCCTACTCTCACAAAGCTGGCAGGTATACCATTACCCAAAGATCATGTACTGGATGGAAAAGACATTTTTCCGTTGTGCGTATCCAATGCGAAAACACCGCACGATGCGCTATTTTCCTTTTATACAGACAAATTGTATACTGTACGTAGTGGCAAATGGAAGTTACATATACATTCTCCTGAATCAGCACAGTTACCCTCAGATTCAACTTGGATAGATCCTCGTAGCCCTGATGGCGTAACTATCATTGCTCCTTTTGAACAGGCGAAAGCCAATCAGTTTCCTGGCGTGAAAACAGGAGATCCGGCAGGAGAGGGACTCTTATTTGATCTGGAAAAAGATCCATCTGAACAGAAGAATATAGCAGCCTCCTATCCGGATATTGTAGAGAAGCTGCGTAAAAAAGCATCTGTTTATTCCTTTCAATGA
- a CDS encoding TonB-dependent receptor domain-containing protein, producing the protein MIPYIYKKVFYIGFLLVLLLQETVAQTSIQGSVVDKNKLHPLEFSTVTLHRLQDSSMVAGTAADAKGTFTLTDIKAGRYYMIVQFLGYKPFKVPPITISGDKVYTIGQIALEASPALLNEIIIKGEKAATYHHIDKQVYNAAQFQSAQGGTATDVLKNLPSISVNSEGDITMRGSSSFIVLLDGKPVQSDPGIILNQLPANTIENVEVITTPSSKYDPDGKSGIINITTKKGATDGYYILTNAQIGLPSVQDYGNENRPVRFGGDVTANYKKAKWNVSLGANYKRDDIAGYRDGEAKTYLNTIYTTFPSLGERSYYTYSYSVKGVASYQISPSNTLEAGFYAGKKSQFRKADILYKQQRSNEATGELLNSFDYFNQNLRERRGDFVVSNLDYSHLFSDKSVLTVSALYEKTILGGPTNNKDVNPELHSQLYNQAVMDESNPLDGFRFKTDYSKSIGKKGKFEGGYQYRYLLHKGDFTYREYNPSSKTWSVREDLSNEVKLIRHIHSLYGQYSAEIGKLSYTAGLRTEFIDRTLEDKSTSTPYTFNRVNLFPSANLLYTITKDFKLKAGYSRRIVHTTSNMMNPFPARRHSEVLEVGDPKLLPEYIDLAEVGVVKNIGFHSVFANVYYRGVQHVINRVNTVYNDTILIRTYTNAGNATSYGIEAGLDLKLAEWWTFFAGGNVYQYAIRGGVFNTAVKTNSINYSVNGNTTIRVLPSLTFQVNVNYTSRTVTAQGEDSRFLIPSATLKKTLWKGQGSVSLQWQNIDLGMLGSNEQRLTTHGSNFYTSTNYIQEVDVFRLNFSYQFNKLSKKLKFTESEFGEKEF; encoded by the coding sequence ATGATACCTTATATATACAAAAAAGTATTTTATATAGGATTTTTACTTGTGCTCCTTTTACAGGAAACAGTAGCACAGACGTCTATTCAGGGTAGTGTAGTAGATAAAAACAAATTACATCCTCTGGAGTTCTCAACTGTTACATTGCATCGTTTACAAGACAGTTCAATGGTCGCTGGAACAGCTGCTGATGCAAAAGGAACATTTACTCTTACAGACATAAAAGCTGGAAGATATTATATGATTGTACAGTTTTTGGGCTATAAACCTTTTAAGGTACCTCCTATAACTATATCAGGAGATAAAGTCTATACTATAGGCCAGATTGCCCTGGAAGCTAGTCCTGCTTTACTGAATGAGATCATTATTAAAGGAGAAAAAGCAGCTACTTATCATCATATTGATAAACAGGTGTACAATGCTGCACAATTTCAGTCTGCTCAGGGAGGAACAGCTACAGATGTACTGAAAAATCTTCCCTCTATATCTGTTAATAGTGAAGGTGATATTACGATGAGGGGTTCTTCCAGTTTCATTGTATTATTGGATGGAAAACCAGTTCAGTCCGATCCTGGAATTATACTGAATCAACTTCCTGCCAATACCATAGAAAATGTGGAAGTAATTACTACTCCTTCATCCAAATACGATCCGGATGGAAAATCAGGTATCATCAATATTACCACTAAAAAAGGGGCAACAGATGGTTATTACATTCTGACAAATGCTCAGATAGGTTTGCCTAGTGTACAGGACTATGGCAATGAAAACAGGCCTGTCCGTTTTGGAGGAGATGTAACTGCCAACTACAAAAAGGCTAAGTGGAATGTATCGTTGGGTGCCAATTACAAACGTGATGATATTGCCGGGTACCGGGATGGAGAAGCTAAAACATATTTGAATACTATCTATACAACATTCCCTTCTTTGGGAGAAAGAAGTTATTATACCTATTCTTATTCTGTAAAAGGAGTGGCTTCGTATCAGATCAGTCCTTCCAATACACTTGAAGCAGGTTTCTATGCAGGCAAAAAAAGTCAATTTCGGAAGGCTGACATCCTTTATAAACAGCAACGAAGCAACGAAGCAACAGGAGAGCTGCTAAATTCATTTGATTACTTCAATCAGAATCTGCGTGAACGCAGAGGAGATTTTGTTGTTTCGAATCTGGACTATTCTCATCTGTTTTCCGATAAATCTGTATTGACAGTATCTGCTCTGTATGAGAAAACCATTCTGGGTGGACCTACAAACAACAAAGATGTAAATCCGGAGTTGCATTCTCAATTATATAACCAGGCGGTTATGGATGAAAGCAATCCGTTGGATGGATTTCGATTTAAAACAGATTATAGTAAGTCAATTGGGAAAAAAGGAAAATTTGAAGGCGGATATCAATATCGGTATTTATTGCATAAAGGAGATTTTACATACAGAGAATACAACCCCTCTTCCAAAACCTGGTCGGTACGAGAGGATTTGAGCAATGAGGTGAAACTGATCCGACATATTCATTCTCTCTACGGACAGTATTCTGCTGAGATAGGTAAACTCAGCTATACAGCTGGATTACGAACGGAGTTTATTGATCGTACATTAGAAGATAAGAGTACCTCTACACCCTATACTTTTAATCGGGTTAACCTGTTTCCTTCTGCCAATTTGCTCTATACAATCACGAAGGACTTTAAATTGAAAGCAGGGTATAGTCGTAGGATTGTACATACTACTTCCAATATGATGAACCCTTTTCCAGCGAGAAGGCATTCTGAAGTACTGGAAGTAGGTGATCCTAAACTACTACCTGAATACATAGACCTGGCAGAGGTAGGAGTTGTTAAAAATATAGGATTTCATTCTGTATTTGCGAATGTATATTACCGGGGTGTACAACATGTGATTAACCGTGTCAATACTGTTTACAATGACACCATTCTCATTCGTACATATACTAATGCTGGCAATGCTACATCATATGGTATTGAAGCAGGCCTGGATTTGAAACTTGCTGAATGGTGGACTTTTTTTGCTGGAGGAAATGTATACCAGTATGCCATTCGGGGGGGAGTATTTAATACGGCTGTAAAAACAAACAGCATTAATTATTCTGTCAATGGAAATACTACTATCAGAGTTCTTCCTTCTCTTACTTTTCAGGTAAATGTAAACTATACTTCCCGCACGGTGACAGCTCAGGGAGAAGACTCTCGTTTTCTGATACCCAGTGCTACACTAAAGAAAACCTTGTGGAAAGGCCAGGGAAGTGTAAGCCTGCAATGGCAGAATATAGATTTAGGCATGTTGGGTTCTAATGAACAGAGACTGACAACACATGGTAGCAATTTTTACACATCTACCAATTATATTCAGGAAGTAGATGTGTTTCGACTTAATTTCAGTTATCAGTTTAATAAGCTAAGCAAAAAACTGAAATTTACAGAAAGTGAATTTGGAGAAAAGGAATTTTAG
- a CDS encoding tetratricopeptide repeat protein: MRKTSKKETKTEFTSKPTKNLTNKSSLSSRKTLWIGITAIVLSVGYSFFLISCSQKENAEQADTSTNNVSLATYVGSKQCQSCHAEQQTQWNSSHHAQAIQEANAQTVLGNFNKATFRYNTIQSRFYKKGNDYFIETDGPDGKLTEYKVSYTFGVYPLQQYLVQFPGGRMQAIPIAWDSRKKEEGGQRWFHMYPDEKIDFKDQLHWTGPYQNWNMMCAECHSTALKKNWDPEQKAYHTEWKELSVGCESCHGPASGHIEWSKAASKETDAKKGFAFSLRSGWSSDWQFADNAPIAHRVKGPNPAIENVCAACHARSSQLTDGWNASPADEFTQHHNPAVLTEPLFWATGEQHDEVYVWNTFHASKMYANGVTCVDCHNAHTGKLLASDNSLCGRCHSPAVFDTPKHHFHQAATAGASCVSCHMPTRTYMGVDERRDHSFQVPRPDLSMTTQSPNACVSCHTAKNNQWAAKALDKWYGNEWRQRPHWANTFHQASSGKPNADQALMTLAKDTKQSAIVRASSLSLLRREARPEVIALAQLLMQDAAPKVRSEAVKLLETVEPGERWRLANALLDDANRMVRMETVAILADMPAEQLNDTDRQRWGRALGEYEQSLRLHSDFPSNSSQLGVLYLRQQRWNEARSWLLKAIELDRKFEAGYVNLADYYRLTKNDVLAVETLNKGLEFVPKGADLRYALALAYVRLGDVNQALPLLKEAIRLSPDNVQYAYVYAVALHDKAGPLQGIAALKQALEHLPNNGDLLSLLVEWLIETRNFAEARSYSEQYAGLYPNDPAIARWKQMIP, encoded by the coding sequence ATGCGCAAAACGAGTAAGAAAGAAACGAAAACAGAGTTTACAAGCAAACCTACAAAGAACTTAACAAATAAAAGTAGCTTGTCTTCCCGAAAAACTTTGTGGATAGGAATAACAGCTATTGTGTTAAGTGTTGGCTATTCCTTTTTCTTGATAAGCTGTTCACAGAAGGAGAATGCAGAACAAGCTGATACTTCCACTAATAATGTATCTCTGGCAACCTATGTTGGTAGTAAACAGTGTCAAAGCTGTCATGCTGAGCAACAAACACAGTGGAATTCTTCACATCATGCCCAAGCTATTCAGGAAGCCAATGCACAAACTGTGCTGGGTAATTTCAATAAGGCTACTTTCAGATATAATACTATCCAGAGTCGTTTCTATAAAAAGGGAAATGATTACTTTATTGAAACCGATGGACCAGACGGTAAACTGACTGAATATAAGGTAAGTTACACATTTGGTGTATACCCACTTCAACAATATCTGGTTCAGTTTCCGGGAGGGCGTATGCAGGCTATTCCCATTGCCTGGGATTCGCGCAAGAAAGAGGAGGGCGGACAGAGATGGTTTCATATGTATCCGGACGAAAAAATTGATTTCAAGGATCAGCTTCACTGGACTGGGCCTTACCAGAACTGGAATATGATGTGTGCAGAATGCCATTCGACAGCACTGAAGAAAAACTGGGACCCTGAACAAAAGGCATATCATACCGAATGGAAAGAGTTGAGTGTAGGATGTGAATCTTGTCATGGGCCTGCGTCTGGGCATATTGAGTGGAGTAAAGCAGCTTCAAAGGAAACAGATGCCAAAAAAGGCTTTGCTTTTAGTCTTCGGTCCGGATGGTCTAGTGACTGGCAATTTGCTGATAATGCTCCCATTGCGCATCGGGTTAAAGGACCTAATCCGGCTATTGAAAATGTATGTGCTGCCTGCCATGCGCGTAGTAGTCAGCTGACAGATGGATGGAATGCTTCTCCTGCAGATGAATTTACCCAACATCATAATCCTGCAGTTTTGACAGAACCTTTATTCTGGGCTACAGGTGAGCAACACGATGAAGTATATGTCTGGAATACATTTCATGCAAGTAAGATGTATGCTAATGGGGTTACCTGTGTAGATTGTCACAATGCACATACAGGTAAGCTTCTGGCTTCTGACAATTCACTATGTGGACGTTGTCATAGTCCGGCAGTTTTTGATACACCCAAGCACCATTTTCATCAGGCAGCTACGGCTGGCGCTTCCTGTGTAAGTTGTCATATGCCCACCCGTACCTATATGGGTGTAGACGAACGTCGTGATCACAGCTTTCAAGTGCCACGTCCGGATCTGAGCATGACTACACAAAGTCCGAATGCCTGTGTGTCGTGTCATACGGCAAAGAACAATCAGTGGGCTGCAAAAGCACTGGATAAGTGGTATGGCAATGAGTGGAGACAAAGACCTCATTGGGCAAATACCTTCCATCAGGCTTCTTCCGGCAAACCCAATGCTGACCAGGCTTTAATGACGCTGGCAAAGGATACAAAACAATCTGCTATCGTTAGAGCTAGTTCTCTCTCTTTGTTACGAAGAGAAGCAAGACCAGAAGTGATAGCTCTGGCACAGCTCCTAATGCAGGATGCTGCACCAAAAGTACGTTCAGAGGCTGTAAAGCTACTTGAGACAGTAGAACCAGGAGAAAGGTGGCGATTAGCCAATGCATTGCTGGATGATGCCAATCGTATGGTTCGCATGGAAACGGTAGCTATACTGGCTGATATGCCAGCAGAGCAATTGAATGATACTGATCGCCAGAGATGGGGGAGAGCGTTGGGGGAGTATGAACAATCTTTGCGTTTACATTCTGATTTTCCATCCAATTCTTCGCAGCTTGGTGTTTTGTACTTGCGTCAGCAACGGTGGAACGAAGCTCGTAGCTGGTTGCTCAAAGCTATCGAACTGGATCGGAAATTTGAAGCAGGGTATGTAAACCTGGCAGACTATTATCGTTTAACGAAAAATGATGTGCTGGCTGTAGAGACATTGAATAAGGGATTGGAGTTTGTTCCTAAAGGAGCTGACCTGCGTTATGCACTGGCATTGGCCTATGTTCGTCTGGGAGATGTAAACCAGGCACTTCCTTTACTGAAAGAAGCGATTCGTCTCTCTCCGGATAATGTGCAATATGCCTATGTTTACGCAGTAGCTTTACATGATAAAGCGGGGCCCCTACAAGGGATTGCAGCTTTAAAACAAGCGTTGGAACATCTACCTAACAATGGAGATTTGCTTAGCTTGTTGGTGGAATGGCTGATTGAAACCCGAAACTTTGCAGAAGCACGATCATACAGTGAGCAATATGCAGGTTTATATCCTAATGACCCAGCTATTGCCCGCTGGAAACAAATGATTCCATAA
- a CDS encoding sulfatase-like hydrolase/transferase produces MTSPVIQPRSKRSKTIRRIGIIGIGLAILLGYLLYPLASHDYDLPVDKKAIQEKNTFLTAPIASRPVARQPNIVVLVADDLGKTDISLYGNKIVKTSAIDSLAAQGVTFTEGYVTAAICSPSRAGLLTGRYQQRFGHELQPVNRYPKNRMQQLLAGLFIDKQQLEFANNTGIPTPENVARQGLPLGEITIADLLRKNGYATGIIGKWHLGSNEDFLPLKRGFDYHYGFYDAFAWYTDTTSPGLVNVHHKGVMDSHIWDLGGQGNSLVRRGNEIIHTKDYLTNQLAAVQFIDQHREKPFFLYVPFNAPHTPFQAYKKDIEKYEAQGVDRNKAVYYAMIEYLDRAIGKIHQKIRDAGLEDNTLIVFLSDNGGATYTDATSNAPLKGGKLSLYEGGINVPYVVKWKGHIPEGITDNRLVSSLDIFATASAVSGSALPSGRKYDGVNLIPFLAKPDSATPHETLFWRAGSNKAVRKGEWKLVINEKDNITALYNLIKDKEEKHNLAASNPEKVKDLQRTLNEWEKGLVKPLWPSTGYYRNEFDGVEDRYNL; encoded by the coding sequence ATGACCTCACCTGTAATACAACCTCGCTCAAAACGATCAAAAACCATTCGACGAATTGGAATCATAGGTATAGGACTAGCAATACTACTGGGCTATTTGTTATATCCATTGGCTTCTCATGACTATGATCTACCTGTTGATAAAAAAGCTATTCAGGAAAAGAATACCTTTCTGACTGCTCCTATTGCTTCCAGACCTGTGGCACGTCAACCTAATATTGTGGTATTGGTAGCCGATGATCTCGGCAAGACGGATATTTCCTTATATGGAAATAAAATTGTGAAGACATCGGCTATTGATAGTCTGGCTGCTCAAGGTGTAACCTTTACAGAAGGATATGTTACAGCTGCTATCTGTAGTCCTTCACGTGCCGGATTGCTTACAGGTCGTTATCAGCAACGCTTTGGACATGAATTACAACCTGTGAATCGCTACCCGAAAAATCGGATGCAGCAACTGCTTGCAGGGTTATTTATTGATAAGCAACAATTAGAGTTTGCCAATAATACAGGTATCCCTACACCTGAAAACGTAGCCCGGCAGGGATTACCGCTGGGTGAGATTACAATTGCCGACTTGCTTAGGAAAAACGGATATGCGACAGGTATCATTGGAAAATGGCATCTGGGTAGCAATGAAGATTTTCTGCCACTAAAGCGAGGTTTTGATTACCATTATGGTTTTTATGACGCGTTTGCCTGGTATACAGATACGACAAGTCCTGGCTTGGTGAATGTTCATCACAAAGGTGTGATGGATTCACATATCTGGGATTTAGGTGGACAAGGCAATTCTCTTGTCCGAAGAGGAAATGAAATTATACACACCAAAGACTATTTGACTAACCAGCTAGCAGCTGTACAGTTTATTGATCAACATCGTGAGAAACCATTTTTTCTGTATGTCCCATTCAATGCTCCACATACTCCTTTTCAAGCCTACAAAAAGGATATAGAAAAATACGAAGCACAAGGAGTCGATCGGAATAAAGCTGTGTACTATGCTATGATTGAGTACTTGGATAGGGCTATTGGAAAGATACATCAAAAGATCAGAGATGCAGGGCTGGAAGACAATACCCTAATTGTGTTTTTGAGTGACAATGGTGGGGCTACCTATACTGATGCTACCAGCAATGCTCCTTTGAAAGGAGGCAAATTGTCACTGTATGAAGGTGGAATTAATGTGCCTTACGTTGTTAAATGGAAAGGACATATTCCGGAAGGAATTACAGATAACAGACTTGTTAGTTCACTGGACATTTTTGCTACAGCTTCTGCTGTTTCAGGTTCTGCATTGCCATCCGGACGAAAATATGATGGGGTCAATTTGATTCCTTTTCTTGCTAAACCAGATTCTGCAACTCCACATGAGACTTTATTCTGGCGTGCTGGCTCAAATAAAGCCGTTCGTAAAGGTGAATGGAAGCTGGTAATCAATGAAAAAGATAATATTACTGCCTTGTATAATCTGATCAAGGACAAAGAAGAAAAACACAATCTGGCTGCTTCTAATCCTGAGAAAGTAAAAGACCTGCAAAGGACATTGAATGAGTGGGAGAAAGGACTAGTGAAGCCATTATGGCCCAGCACTGGTTATTATCGGAACGAGTTTGATGGAGTGGAAGATCGATATAATTTATAA
- a CDS encoding sulfatase-like hydrolase/transferase yields MSNLKNILCVLLVVVTLTVQAQKQTDRPNILWIVSEDNTTLLHCYGDEFATTPNLDKLAKEGVRYTNAFSTAPVCAPSRFTLITGMYPPAMGTEHMRSTYPVPDFVKFFPRYLREAGYYTTNNAKKDYNTVDQLETWDESSDKASYKNRKAGQPFFAVFNLNVSHESSIHRYKDSLHHDPNKVPLPPYHPPTTEFKHDWAQYYDQIETMDAQAGKLLQQLKEEGLDENTIVFYYSDNGGVLGRSKRFMYESGLHIPLIIRFPKKYAHLASGKAGTSTDRLVTFLDFAPTILSLLDIPVPEYLQGQAFLGGQQKAPRQYAFTFRGRMDECIDMVRSVRDKKYRYIRNYLPHKIYGQHLDYLWKAPSIQSWEREYKAGRLNEIQSRFWQPKPAEELYDIEDDPHNITNLASQPQYEKILLRFREVNQKYIKESRDVGFIPEAILSRKAAQGPLYTYARTNGFSLDKIQETADWASSRNLKYKDGLIKRLTDADPVVRYWAATGCVVLKEAGTAAKVQLTELLNDVEPAVQIAAAEALYHIGEKDNAINTLIKSLEDSNEFVRLQALNVLQTFGQDATPAIPVAKKLIPGKPSDTYDVRAARNFTEAFVR; encoded by the coding sequence ATGAGTAACCTGAAAAATATCCTATGTGTGTTGCTTGTTGTAGTAACACTGACTGTACAGGCACAAAAACAAACCGACCGACCGAACATTCTCTGGATTGTAAGTGAAGACAATACAACTTTACTGCATTGTTATGGAGATGAATTTGCGACAACTCCTAACCTGGATAAACTAGCCAAAGAGGGTGTTCGATATACGAATGCTTTTTCTACCGCACCTGTATGTGCCCCTTCCCGATTTACACTCATTACAGGTATGTATCCGCCTGCTATGGGGACAGAACATATGCGTAGTACGTATCCAGTACCTGACTTTGTGAAGTTTTTTCCAAGATATCTGCGTGAAGCAGGGTATTATACCACTAACAATGCAAAAAAGGATTACAATACAGTAGACCAGCTGGAGACATGGGATGAATCCAGTGATAAGGCTTCATATAAAAACAGGAAAGCTGGACAGCCTTTTTTTGCTGTGTTTAATCTGAATGTCTCCCATGAAAGTTCCATTCATCGGTATAAAGATTCTCTGCATCATGATCCAAATAAAGTTCCTCTTCCACCTTACCATCCGCCTACCACTGAATTTAAACACGACTGGGCTCAATACTATGACCAGATTGAGACAATGGATGCACAAGCTGGTAAGTTACTCCAACAGCTGAAAGAAGAAGGTTTGGATGAAAACACTATCGTGTTTTATTACAGTGACAATGGTGGTGTATTAGGTCGCAGCAAACGCTTTATGTATGAATCTGGTTTGCATATTCCTTTGATTATTCGTTTTCCAAAGAAGTATGCCCATCTGGCATCTGGTAAGGCTGGTACTTCAACGGATCGTTTGGTTACGTTTCTGGATTTTGCACCTACCATTCTTAGCCTATTGGATATTCCAGTACCGGAATATCTGCAAGGACAAGCTTTTTTAGGAGGACAGCAAAAAGCTCCCCGACAATATGCTTTCACTTTTCGGGGGCGTATGGATGAATGTATCGATATGGTTAGATCTGTTCGGGATAAAAAGTACCGCTACATCCGTAACTATTTGCCGCATAAAATTTATGGTCAGCATTTGGATTATTTATGGAAAGCCCCTTCTATACAATCTTGGGAAAGAGAATACAAGGCAGGCCGTTTAAATGAAATACAATCTCGCTTCTGGCAGCCAAAGCCTGCTGAGGAACTGTATGACATAGAAGACGATCCTCATAATATCACTAATCTGGCTTCTCAGCCCCAGTATGAAAAAATATTGCTTCGCTTCCGGGAAGTCAATCAGAAATACATAAAGGAGAGTAGGGATGTTGGATTTATACCTGAAGCGATTCTATCACGAAAAGCAGCGCAGGGACCATTGTATACCTATGCTCGCACCAATGGTTTTTCACTGGATAAGATTCAGGAAACTGCAGATTGGGCATCCTCACGTAATCTAAAATACAAAGATGGACTTATTAAGCGTCTTACAGATGCTGATCCGGTTGTGAGGTATTGGGCTGCTACAGGATGTGTTGTATTAAAAGAAGCTGGTACAGCAGCAAAGGTGCAGTTAACTGAATTATTAAATGATGTAGAACCTGCAGTGCAGATTGCAGCTGCTGAGGCCTTGTATCATATAGGTGAAAAGGATAATGCTATCAATACCCTGATTAAAAGCCTGGAGGACTCGAATGAATTTGTGCGATTACAAGCGTTGAATGTTTTGCAAACATTTGGACAAGATGCTACACCTGCTATTCCTGTTGCCAAAAAACTAATTCCTGGAAAGCCTTCAGATACTTATGATGTCCGTGCTGCCAGGAATTTTACAGAGGCGTTTGTTCGCTGA